The Bactrocera dorsalis isolate Fly_Bdor chromosome 2, ASM2337382v1, whole genome shotgun sequence region gtttttcaattatttaaatctttcaaatttggcgtttgcttcaaaaattttttaaaattcagtgAATATgatatgtgtttttcacacaaagtgatcaattacagattgaaatttgtcatgaTGCCaggaagaggtcgcgctaatatcggtcggcgttctttttggcatcttcatatgtatattagcagcccaaggcacatgaacgagtactcccaggatacgatgacatatgtacgtgcggtattatgggtcgcgataaatcagaaagcgatcgccacgatgtcacagcaagacttttaaacagcttcgatggacattatcttgaagcaacgcatatatggtgctgttagatgctatatatactctgttgagtggcaaaagagaggtttgctgCACGAACACATTCTTTTTTtaatggtggaaggtggttacaccagatcaagttgatgaaatcattcaataatgcggcaatttctgatgcaaagaaagatccagtattatacaaagtgatgaaaaccaataaggttcatgaaccttgcggacaccacaaccccacttcggtttgtatgtctgtcaataaatgcacgaaacagtatccacgtacttttctttcggaaacacaaactagaaataatggatatccactctatcggcgtcgctcactagacgacaatggcagaacattcagcattcaatttagaggcgtgaatatcgatgttaataacacatggatcgtaccatattcgccactgttgtctaattcacattgaaaagtcatgtcaatgttgagtattgcaatttggtgcaatcgataaaatacgtttgtaagtacgtcaccaaaggaagcaacaagGCGATTATTGgccttgaacgatacggtcgatacgtgaactgcaataaagcgctttgtaggatatttacttttgcaattcattaacgttttccgactgttgtgcgtctcgcagttaatttggcgAATGggcaaagagtgtatttcaacccagagaatacagtatagccagtggaaacatcgccagcaacaaaattaacactgacgagttttttctcaaccttcgtcagtgatgcgtttgtgagatcattgctctattcgaaaataccccgatattatgcatggaatgcatcgttgaagGACTAACtacacagaaagcaaggccaaccagtaggttgacatccaggtgtcttatcagcTAATGCATTaagacgaatttacacaatccacccgaaatatgctattgattaatgtacgcggttcaactttatttgagtcattgcttactgtgaatggttcgatgtgtgcaagttttagAGATGTAAGCCAGCagttacaaatgctggaacacgctaatcactggaatgaaaatgaagttcgcatacttttcgatataaacaccgacattgtcaaagacattttacatcgtcttcgctaaaaattggaaatggtacaatttcggttgatacttccggtggttcgatatcaattccatcttccctttatcaattcacgaaggacGAACTCagcacaaatgttcggacattggccaaattatcgtaactacgattccttaagtgcacgcgcaatgttagctgccaaaaaaaccgatattgttgacttcaactggaagattcaaagtcaaattccgggagacttgcgctcatacaaatcgatcgatcgtcttgactatgaagacgacgccgtgaattatccagtggacaGGTTTGGTAtaccaccgcatcatttgcgtctcaaagtaggatccgtcggtATTATGTTTCTCAATCTTcctgcgccgaaactgtgtaatggaacccaactgattgtgacgcacctatcgaatacaaggggacagaatgcttgatcctacggattcctttgagttctaacgattcgccatttcagttcaaacgtattccgtttccagtgaaaattgaatttgagatgacagtcaacaggacctaaagatagtcgcatagtgtgaggcataaatttggaaatgctatgtttttcacacggccgtaacgtgctcacgagttggaaaaccatctcttctgtacaccggaacagaaaccgaaaaatgttgttataaagctgcgttacattgaaaaaaaaatgaaatgataaatttaactttcttttcatttcaaactacataatttcacgcaggacaacggctgcggggtcagctagttatagaaataaaaaagaaactcgTAGACGAAAGCGCAAAACATCCACTGCAGACGATCGCAATATATAGTACGCTACTACAAAATTAATCCTTTCGCTTCAGCCAGGAGCATCCATGACGAACTAAATTCGTTAGTTAATACTGAAACTGTTCGTAGGCATTTGGATCAGAACAAATTATTTGCCAGAAGTCCACGAAAAAGACccccattaaaaaagaaacacaaggaAGCCCGCATACAATTTTCAAAAGGCTCCTGCCCGCGTCTAAATGGCGAAACATGTTGTGGTCAGACGAATCCAAAGTTGAGTTATTTGGTAGTACAGGCTCTAGGAACTTTGTCCGACGTCCCCCTAACTCAAAATGTAATCCCCGGTTTACCACAAAAACCGTTATACATAACGATGCCAAATCATGGTACGTGGTCGTTTTTCACATTGTGGTGTTGGTCCAATTCACTTAATTGAAGGCATCATGGACCAAAGGgcatatgtcaaaatattatatgaggTAAGGTTAACACATGCCTCATGGAATATGCCATTGATATGGGTATATCAACGGGGTAATGACTCCAAACATACTACCAAGTGcgcaaaaaaatggtttaggtccaacggagttgaggttATGTGGTGACCTGCTCAGCATCCTGACGTCAATTCCATTGAAAACCAGTGAACAGATATCAAGAAGAAAGTAGCTGAAGAGAAACCAATCAATTCGAGAGATTTATGGCAAGTAGTGGAGGAGTCTTGGAAAGGAATCCCAATAAAACGTTGCCAGGATCTCATAGACtccatgcctcggagatgtaatgctgtgttaaaaaaaatccaggttattcaacaaaatattaattattttaatattctgtgaaactTTGGAaccattatatattaaaattatagaaCGGTCCCGTATTACATAAAatactcctatttttttgtggaactaattttttagtttacttgatataaactgcgatataaaattttgtttatgtttaattGAAATAGATGGCATctggaaatattaatagatcTTTAGCAAATTAcattatgcaaaaattttgaaaaaaaataatatttttgttaatgaaaattaacaattcGTTTTTCTCATGTGGTCactcatatttttttgtggacaactgtacATAGGTTGTGTAAAAAATGAGAAACTGCGTTGCCGAAAAGTAGCGAAGAGTTGATCTttacaaatattacaatattcTAACTGGTGGGCCAAGTTCTTTAATTGAATTGCTATTCAGATCACACGTGAATCCTCTCaaactgtcatgttatttttcttcagtaatGTTTGGCacttcatcatggaaagacttacgcctgaacaacgcttacaaatcgttcaactttattacgaaagttcactttctgtaaagaatgtgttttgctCTTATGCTTAACTTATGGCCAACATAAACGACCTACTGTGcgtactatttgcaacaccatcacACATCTTGAggtccagcattcattattggataatacttgaccgaatagatcacttccagcacgcagtgaaaaaaaatatagtagccGTAGTGTggaagtgtacacgaagaccatggagagttGATTCGGCGCGCATGGAGCGAGCGCATAGCGTACCAAATATAGTTTACCAAGCTCCATGGAATTTTGCAAGAAGacccgacgttttcgaaccaagTTTTTTTCAGCGATTAAGTCAATAtctagctcaatgggtatgtaaccaagcaaaattaccgcatttcggacgaagagcaacctgaagaggttcaagagctgccattcaATCCAGAAAAAATAAGGGTTTGGTTAATTTCACGTTATGGTACGGATTATTGTCCACCAAGATCgtctgatatcacaccgttcgaTTTTTTCCTgtaggaatatgtaaagtcagaagtctatacggacaatcccgcttcgattcatgccttggagcaaaacatcacgcgtgtcatgcGCCAGTTATCAttcgaaatactcgaacgagtcatcttAAATTGAACTTAACGGATAGACCATCTGAAACGTAGCTGCGGCCCAcctttgaaagagataatcttcaagcAAGTAAAAAAACATGCACTTAGAatgcaatcgaacattttatacttttgcgaCTGGCAACAATCAAAGCCAAAGAAATACCATCGGATTTCAAACATCAAGAGATTAAAGAGtccaatggaatttaaaattgtgttatatgggaagtaggcgtggttgtaatccGATTTCGCCTATTTTCACATTGTGACATAgggctacaaaaacaaaaaaaaaaaacacggctgcaccgaagctaatatacccttcacaggcaCATTTcctttagtaactatgtgttcagtttgtatggaagctatatgctatagtaatccgatctgaacaattttttcggagattatattattaccttaagcagtaatccatgtcaaatttcgtgaagatacattgtcaaatgtgaaagttttccatacaagaacttgattccgatcgttcagtttgtatggtagctatatgttatagtggtccgatatcagaatttccgacaaattagcagcaTATTGTAGAGAGAATAACGtttgcaaaatatcaaaacgatatcttaaaaactgagggactagttcgtatatatacagagagacagacggacggacagacggacatggctaaatcgactcagctcagcatactgatcatttgtacatacaagtttatatactttatatggtctctgacgcttccttctggctgttacaaacttaatacaccTTATTCAAGGTATAAAAACCCCGAAACGGATCACCCTGTATATTGAACTAATGTTTAGAAAAGCACAAATCATCAAAATCAAAGGAAGGCTTTTAAATGCATTGCTTTCCACAAAAATCTTCAAATCGTTTTAGaccatttatattatattatatataaatttatagatACTCACCTTAAAATAGTAGAAATTCTTCTCCTCGTCGGACATGCTATCCAAATTGACATTTATGCCCATTTCCTTGAGATCCTCATCGATGCGACTGCATGTAAAGTAGGAAAGTAAGAATttgtgaataaatatattttttatagccaAAAAACAACTCACTGCTCTTCGTGCGTTAAATGCTCATCCACTTTACGTGTTTTGGACTGTTCACTGCGCGGGTGATGCGGTCCGCGCTTAATAGCTGCACAGGGGTCCATTGTTTGGCTGAATGTCGCTACACAgattataaaattaacaaaattcaacattttACACATTTCTGCACGAAAACTAAAAGTTGCGGTGCAATTCGgttgaaaattttgtcaaatagtGCAGCTCTAACCCTGAGCAACTTGTTATTTTCACGACAAATATATGTGCAAAGGGAAAATCGGCAGGTGTGTTCTTCACTATTGCTGAAATCAATAAAAGATGCAAACCGCAAAGGAGAGCAGTGCGCAAGTCACGCAAATGCGCTTGACACTTCAAACACATAGACACAACCCCCAAAAACTGTGCGTTTTGACAGCTCACAGCAACTGCAGGCAGTCAGCTGTTGCACCGTTAACAGGGTGACGGTTACGTTAGCGCTCAACTGAAAGGGTGAGTATTAGTTACAGCTTTTTAATGTGTTGCTTCGCTTTGGTGTTCGTTAGCTTTCAAATTTCTAAACTTTCCAAACTTTTCgaactttttctattttgttgCTGCAGCAACAAATGGCTGTTTTGTCAATTGCATTTCATTCAAACCCTTTCAAACAAGCTCTCAAGCGAGTATAAATTCCGAATCAaagccaaaatattttcacaacttTTACGCGTCAAAACAAATCGTATTTAAAAGTCTCTTTCAAcgttttttgaacaattttttccattaaaataCAAGTAACCCGGATAAGCATTAATTTAAAACCGAAATGTGCGAGCATTATTGTGATGATTTGGAAACCTTCAATCCCGAAATTGAATACCAGAAGTTTCTGAAACGCAAACCCATCGTGCAAACGGCCAAGTTGTATGAGCAATTGCATACGCGTGAGAAGATCAAATGCCCGTGTGAGTATTGAGCGCTAAGCGCGAGTTGAATCCTATCAGCCCTTAACTATAATGAGTTTTCTTCCTTGCAGACAACTTCAAAGGCTATGGCGTGGAGACGGACAAGAATACAATGTATCGCACTTGCAATTCCGAGTATGGCTACTATGCACCGAATGCCTACACAATACCTACGCGCTACTTTCCCCTCTCACAGAAATTCTCCAATGAACTTGCTCGTTGCGGCATGTATCGGAATTTCTCTCTGAATACTTTAATGGATCGTGCATATTTCTGAGCAACTCTTTGGTTGGCGTCGCATTATTGCGGTATTTAAATTGGGAATATGTAAATTGCGCCTCCTCAAAGCCAATTTAATCATCCAAGTATTTGTTTGTGTGCCAAATGCTggataattaaattgaaaatattaataaaatcaagaacataataaaatttaagtattttttttttatcctaaAAACTATACAacctacatatcgtcacctaaaatgcaaaataacgtaacgtTTCCGGATCTGAACTTTTAGCTGGACGCCGGAGCTTCTGGCCAGTCACTATCAACGTAAGTTGCTTGGGCAAGCTTGGCGACTTCTGAGCAATCACCGCCGGCTCACCGGCTTCCAGCGGGTTTCTCTTGACGTTTTAATCACCCGTAACTATTCGATTCAAAAACAGGACGATTTTGTTGCGTTGCAGCTGCGATTTGCGGATGGAAACTCGGTTAATGAGATTTTTGCATTGATTCGTGTGTCAATCCATGTATCGAGCTTGTTTTTCTACACGTCCAAATTTTTATGGTTTACAAAGTTTTTTGCACAATATTTAAATCCTAGGCAATCGGAGTTCCGTGATATTGTATGCAGCACCAATATGGATACAGCCGCTGggcataaaattataaacaagaCCTATAAAAGCAGTgaataggctttctgcaatccgagtaataagtgctttcagATCGATATCAAGCGATGGTGCTGCAGTACTAGTCAACATGCCGCCTATTGACATCCAGCTGGACCGATATAGCAGTTATCAGAGCCGTCTACGGGGCGGACTTGTATTCCAAAAGTGTAGGGCCACGCTGTCAAATTACCGAAACGGAAACGACAAAACCAAAATCGCAGCTATGTTAATTGACTACTTATTATGGTACAACGACCATAACGCGACGAAGCTATAAGAATATTCTCTTAACAGCGAATTTTAAGGTAACGGAGTTGAAGACTTGACCACTGAAAAAATCATTATTAGGGATGTTTATCACAAATCCGAGTAATTTTTAACCAATCACATATAGTTTTTCAGTCAATTTTTCAATGCTTCAGGCACAAAAAAAGGAGCGGCATAAAAAATAGGTTTCATTAAAGAAAGTATGGAACTCGACGCTTAAGAATTTCGAAAGAATTAGTAAACATGTCTCACACATCACTCTACCAAAGCAAACCTTCTAAGAAATTTATATCATGAATAGGGAAAAGGGTCGCCAAAACAAACACTGGTGGCTCCTTCTCTGTCCATACACCGCTGAGGGAGTTATGGGAGATGCCGTAGGAAGAGAGGGGCAA contains the following coding sequences:
- the LOC105224595 gene encoding multiple coagulation factor deficiency protein 2 homolog isoform X2: MCKMLNFVNFIICVATFSQTMDPCAAIKRGPHHPRSEQSKTRKVDEHLTHEEHRIDEDLKEMGINVNLDSMSDEEKNFYYFKIHDSDNNNALDGLEMLQAAIHQDEHFKKVDRDNFLHNATEELNHIIDFTNSRGY
- the LOC105224595 gene encoding multiple coagulation factor deficiency protein 2 homolog isoform X1, with protein sequence MCKMLNFVNFIICVATFSQTMDPCAAIKRGPHHPRSEQSKTRKVDEHLTHEEHRIDEDLKEMGINVNLDSMSDEEKNFYYFKIHDSDNNNALDGLEMLQAAIHQDEHFKKVDRDNFLHNATEELNHIIEVIDEFLQIADANKDGFLHYAEYVKAVTGAPEGQ
- the LOC105224596 gene encoding piercer of microtubule wall 1 protein; its protein translation is MCEHYCDDLETFNPEIEYQKFLKRKPIVQTAKLYEQLHTREKIKCPYNFKGYGVETDKNTMYRTCNSEYGYYAPNAYTIPTRYFPLSQKFSNELARCGMYRNFSLNTLMDRAYF